A stretch of the Amphiura filiformis unplaced genomic scaffold, Afil_fr2py scaffold_25, whole genome shotgun sequence genome encodes the following:
- the LOC140143666 gene encoding uncharacterized protein, translated as MGDMERMEGYIETPDETAPLLTQSPSSESPTLRERHNNVIGTTHYSPRHDHRDEPEIDRGESHESYNASLMIIFLLGSCGAAVALLPIMVSCTHHSQRFVNHIYNLSYVFKGVYICMATAFCTFGLFKRKRWIREGRIRVSSNPGPTSVADDMDDADVSLWSATDDDNSIEELQDTIQELDKRPRSHQPGVSYAVIGFGIGGIVYLICQPISTLYAHLKQGDPFLNSFFGIYSALLDALYVASFFVQIVFTPSLKVSRYKVVLCSIVSSR; from the exons ATGGGTGACATGGAAAGAATGGAAGGGTATATTGAG ACTCCTGATGAGACTGCTCCGCTTCTGACGCAATCACCTAGTAGCGAATCACCAACTCTAAGAGAGCGTCATAACAATGTCATTGGCACTACGCACTACTCTCCACGCCATGATCACCGCGATGAACCTGAGATTGATAGAGGTGAGAGTCACGAAAGTTACAACGCCTCACTGATGATCATATTCCTCCTGGGAAGTTGTGGTGCTGCCGTCGCTCTTCTCCCTATCATGGTATCGTGCACACATCACTCACAACGGTTTGTCAACCATATCTATAACTTATCGTACGTGTTTAAGGGAGTCTATATTTGTATGGCTACCGCGTTTTGTACATTTGGCTTGTTTAAAAGGAAACGTTGGATCCGAGAGGGACGCATTCGTGTTTCTTCAAACCCAGGACCTACGAGTGTTGCAGATGATATGGATGATGCTGATGTTTCTCTGTGGTCAGCCACTGACGATGACAATTCGATTGAAGAGTTACAAGATACCATCCAAGAACTTGATAAGCGTCCACGTTCTCATCAGCCGGGTGTTTCCTATGCCGTTATAGGTTTTGGCATTGGCGGAATTGTGTACCTGATTTGTCAACCTATCAGTACTCTTTATGCTCATCTTAAACAAGGAGACCCATTTCTAAACAGCTTTTTTGGCATTTATTCCGCATTACTTGATGCATTGTACGTAGCCTCCTTTTTTGTTCAGATTGTGTTTACGCCAAGTTTAAAGGTGTCGCGTTACAAGGTTGTGCTATGTTCCATTGTTTCATCGCGTTGA